Proteins encoded together in one Anopheles darlingi chromosome 3, idAnoDarlMG_H_01, whole genome shotgun sequence window:
- the LOC125958049 gene encoding tRNA (guanine(37)-N1)-methyltransferase codes for MLIPRLYNGWSTHCSVRLRHYYKIKMCADLLPPATVRGMEQLDRDAFAKTVRVPHLIIPEATNLNSAARALKQYLLKMEHYKPIRSEERKITLHPIPVKQWEDLPVEPLKELGIEKDCLVWEEIKLSYENYKYDLILKAVLPENQEGLSAFSKIGHIIHLNLKNHLMPYRRLIGEVLMDKVADCRTVVNKSNSIQNTYRNFEMELICGVPEYEVSIKENGCTYKFNFSRVYWNPRLSTEHQKITDMLEEGDLLYDLYAGVGPFTVPAAKRGCTVIANDLNPDSYSALVINCGLNKVMRNVKCYNMDAVDFIKVELRNDLLAKLADDKFQGNIHITMNLPAMAVEHLVHFPGLFSGESIELRIKPLVHVYCFAQGADDKKPIAQQKVEQWLGVEVTDMLKEITFVRNVAPNKDMMRVSFYLTEELLKGTKRPAEGKRRNSDTGLDANETKRQCTESTRSRDGEKGEQAEGSA; via the exons ATGCTCATACCTCGACTGTATAACGGCTGGAGTACCCACTGCAGCGTTCGACTACGGCACTACTATAAAATCAAAATGTGCGCGGATTTactaccaccggccaccgtccgCGGAATGGAGCAATTGGATCGGGACGCATTCGCTAAAACGGTTCGTGTGCCTCATCTGATCATTCCCGAGGCTACCAATCTGAACAGTGCCGCACGTGCGTTGAAGCAATACCTGCTTAAGATGGAACACTATAAGCCGATCCGCagcgaagagagaaaaatcaCCCTCCATCCGATACCCGTGAAGCAGTGGGAAGATTTGCCGGTAGAACCGCTCAAAGAGCTTGGCATCGAGAAGGACTGCCTGGTGTGGGAAGAGATTAAACTCTCGTATGAAAACTACAAGTACGATCTAATCCTCAAAGCGGTTCTGCCAGAGAACCAGGAGGGACTGTCAGCGTTCAGTAAAATCGGTCACATTATTCACTTGAATCTGAAAAATCATCTGATGCCCTATCGCCGGCTGATCGGAGAAGTGTTGATGGATAAAGTGGCCGACTGTCGTACGGTCGTAAACAAATCGAACTCGATTCAGAACACGTACCGCAACTTCGAGATGGAGCTGATTTGCGGTGTGCCGGAGTATGAGGTATCCATCAAAGAGAACGGTTGCACGTACAAGTTCAACTTCTCCAGAGTGTACTGGAACCCGCGGCTCTCGACAGAGCACCAGAAGATAACGGATATGCTAGAGGAAGGCGATTTGCTTTACGATCTCTATGCCGGTGTTGGTCCGTTTACGGTACCTGCGGCGAAACGGGGTTGTACAGTCATAGCCAACGATCTTAATCCTGATTCATACTCGGCCCTGGTTATAAACTGTGGACTGAACAAGGTCATGAGGAACGTCAAGTGCTACAACATGGATGCCGTCGATTTCATCAAAGTAGAACTACGCAACGATCTGCTAGCCAAACTGGCGGATGATAAGTTTCAAGGAAACATTCACATTACGATGAATCTTCCTGCGATGGCGGTTGAGCATTTGGTACATTTTCCTGGTCTGTTCAGTGGAGAAAGTATCGAGTTGCGTATCAAACCGCTGGTACATGTGTACTGTTTCGCCCAGGGAGCAGACGATAAGAAACCCATCGCCCAGCAGAAGGTTGAGCAGTGGCTCGGGGTGGAAGTGACCGATATGCTGAAGGAAATCACCTTCGTACGCAACGTTGCCCCCAACAAGGACATGATGCGTGTTAGTTTTTATCTTACGGAAGAATTATTAAAGGGTACGAAGAGGCCCGCAGAGGGAAAACGACGAAACAGTGATACCGGTTTGGAcgctaacgaaacgaaaagacaAT GTACGGAATCCACCAGATCTAGGGATGGCGAAAAAGGCGAACAAGCTGAAGGATCAGCCTAA
- the LOC125958037 gene encoding opsin, ultraviolet-sensitive-like isoform X2, which yields MGVLEHALDNQTAYRPEALTGADQSGLRYLGWNVAPEDLVHIPEHWLQYPEPEASLHYLLGLLYIAFMVFALVGNGLVIWIFLAAKSLRTPSNIFIINLAFCDFFMMAKTPIFIYNSFTKGYTLGHTGCQIFAFVGSLSGIGAGATNALIAYDRYNTITRPFEGRLTQTKALILTCLVWVYTIPWGVLPLLEIWGRFAPEGFLTACTFDYLSQTFDNRMFVGTIFTFSYVLPMSLIIYYYSHIVKHVVNHEKVLRDQAKKMNVESLRSNQNKNDSSVEIRIAKAAITVCFLFVASWTPYAVLALIGSFGDKSLLTPGVTMFPACACKFVACLDPYVYAISHPRYRIELQKRLPWLAITETLPAETATTCTEPEGQTAT from the exons ATGGGGGTTCTAGAGCACGCGCTCGACAACCAGACAGCCTACCGACCGGAAGCACTGACTGGTGCGGACCAATCGGGTCTGCGGTACCTCGGCTGGAATGTTGCGCCCGAAGATCTCGTCCACATTCCCGAGCATTGGCTGCAgtatccggaaccggaagcatcCCTGCACTatctgctggggctgctgtaTATCGCCTTTATGGTGTTTGCACTCGTTGGCAATGGACTGGTCATTTGGATTTTCTTGGC CGCAAAATCCTTAAGGACCCCCTCCAACATCTTCATCATTAACCTTGCCTTCTGTGATTTCTTCATGATGGCCAAGACACCGATCTTCATCTACAACTCCTTCACCAAGGGTTACACGCTCGGTCACACGGGCTGCCAGATTTTCGCCTTCGTTGGATCGCTAAGCG GAATTGGAGCTGGAGCCACGAACGCGCTGATCGCCTACGATCG ATATAACACGATTACTCGTCCATTCGAGGGTCGACTTACCCAAACCAAGGCGCTTATTCTCACCTGTCTCGTCTGGGTGTATACCATCCCGTGGGgtgtgctgccgctgctggaaaTCTGGGGCCGTTTCGCACCAG AGGGCTTCCTCACAGCTTGCACCTTCGACTACCTGTCTCAAACATTCGACAACCGCATGTTCGTCGGCACGATTTTCACGTTCAGCTACGTACTACCGATGAGCCTCATCATTTACTACTACAGCCATATCGTGAAGCATGTGGTCAACCACGAGAAAGTACTTCGTGATCAGGCGAAAAAGATGAACGTGGAATCGCTACGATCGAATCAGAACAAAAACGATTCCTCCGTCGAAATTCGTATTGCCAAGGCCGCCATTACGGTGTGCTTCCTATTCGTTGCCTCCTGGACGCCTTACGCGGTGCTGGCATTGATTGGTTCGTTCGGCGACAAAAGCCTGCTTACGCCAGGAGTAACCATGTTCCCGGCCTGTGCCTGCAAGTTTGTTGCCTGTCTCGATCCCTACGTGTACGCCATCAGTCACCCCAGATACCGCATCGAGCTGCAGAAGCGTCTGCCATGGTTGGCTATCACGGAAACGTTGCCGGCGGAAACGGCCACCACGTGTACAGAGCCGGAAGGACAGACTGCCACGTAA
- the LOC125958062 gene encoding E3 ubiquitin-protein ligase sina has product MSNKLNNPKRREVTGSSSSNSSISSVGAGDSGISADLASLFECPVCFDYVLPPILQCQSGHLVCTSCRSKLTCCPTCRGSLGNIRNLAMEKVASNVKFPCKHSNHGCTVSLVYTEKAEHEEACEFRPYLCPCPGASCKWQGSLDYVMPHLMMSHKSITTLQGEDIVFLATDINLPGAVDWVMMQSCFGHHFMLVLEKQEKYDGHQQFYAIVQLIGSRKEAENFAYRLELNGNRRRLTWEAMPRSIHEGVASAILNSDCLVFDTSIAQLFADNGNLGINVTISVV; this is encoded by the coding sequence ATGTCGAACAAGCTGAACAACCCGAAGCGCCGCGAGGTAACGGGCTCATCCTCGTCCAACTCCTCCATCTCGTCGGTCGGCGCCGGGGACAGTGGTATTTCGGCGGATCTGGCCTCACTGTTCGAGTGTCCGGTATGCTTCGACTATGTGCTGCCACCGATTCTGCAGTGCCAAAGCGGCCATCTCGTCTGTACCAGCTGCCGTTCGAAGCTAACCTGCTGCCCGACTTGCCGCGGTTCGCTCGGCAACATCCGCAACCTGGCGATGGAGAAGGTGGCCTCGAACGTAAAGTTCCCGTGCAAACACTCGAACCACGGGTGCACCGTCTCACTGGTCTACACGGAGAAGGCGGAACACGAGGAGGCATGCGAGTTCCGCCCCTACCTATGCCCCTGTCCGGGCGCTTCGTGCAAGTGGCAGGGTTCGCTCGACTACGTCATGCCACACCTGATGATGTCACACAAGAGCATCACCACGCTGCAGGGTGAGGATATCGTGTTTCTGGCCACCGATATCAATCTACCGGGGGCCGTGGATTGGGTGATGATGCAGTCCTGCTTCGGGCACCACttcatgctggtgctggagaagcaggaaaagtacgatggccaccagcagTTCTACGCGATTGTGCAGCTGATCGGATCGCGCAAGGAGGCCGAAAACTTTGCCTACCGGCTGGAGCTAAATGGCAATCGACGGCGGCTCACGTGGGAAGCGATGCCACGCTCCATACACGAGGGAGTGGCCAGCGCCATCCTGAACTCGGATTGCCTCGTGTTCGATACCTCGATCGCACAACTGTTTGCTGATAATGGTAATCTAGGCATCAACGTGACTATCTCTGTCGTCTAG